The Flavobacterium jumunjinense genome includes a region encoding these proteins:
- a CDS encoding LodA/GoxA family CTQ-dependent oxidase, whose amino-acid sequence MGTDKTIQSVAIYPAVGIARIGNSSEYYFASDLPNAIEKPDGGFKDNEGKVKKQVARFRIYGFNAEGEVVREITAAEAKIGWRVHVANVKSAWYEFNNALDLEGYAIPSTFRNGNVKGDDREQLVINPGIKKIEGRSEKGKPEYELTGGKFYGKNVPLGKIETDEEGRLLFFGGDGDSASYDNKPATTFANNVGWHDDTSDGVIRASVVIDGKIFEAEPAMVAVTPPNFGPGLFGVVTMYDVVLNLFIEEFNYPDPTIINGVNFWEHIYPVLERMTNTQWVNQGFFMLFGKNSPSDFTNPELLNKLSDPSEEAKSERERIFNWLRDPNSTIAEPKKIPPFYGDGFGDYTNIALDDLPITKTQYKWFEKWAKGDFNNNKIEEITSFNELTADQQIKALNSAPFEECLGGPFHPGIELTWPMRNAKMWKEPFRLNVLPENEMPNLDYGSLLSPAIALADDGPLSASGPGSLTRWLGVPWQTDEASCLSGYDTTTYLPLPSFWAARVPNQILSEDSYTRMSDKKMNIGQRLKHFDYRQDWLREFGTQYLPKINKMISEWHDLGIIAETEHVNQDTEFLPDRVWKETRMAYTSIDPTMEQVRYAERVEQERLLKSAHSDSNRRTKKRPFYGRNER is encoded by the coding sequence ATGGGAACAGATAAAACAATTCAAAGTGTTGCAATTTATCCAGCTGTCGGAATTGCAAGAATAGGGAATTCATCAGAATATTATTTTGCATCCGATTTGCCAAATGCGATTGAAAAACCAGATGGTGGTTTTAAGGATAATGAAGGGAAAGTAAAAAAACAAGTAGCTCGATTCAGGATTTATGGTTTCAATGCTGAAGGTGAAGTTGTAAGAGAAATTACGGCTGCTGAAGCGAAAATTGGTTGGAGAGTGCATGTTGCAAATGTAAAGTCAGCTTGGTATGAATTTAATAACGCATTAGATCTTGAAGGATATGCAATTCCATCAACTTTTAGAAATGGAAATGTAAAAGGAGACGATAGAGAACAACTAGTAATTAATCCTGGAATAAAAAAAATAGAGGGCAGAAGCGAGAAAGGAAAACCTGAATATGAATTAACTGGCGGGAAATTTTACGGAAAAAATGTCCCTCTGGGTAAGATAGAAACAGATGAAGAAGGAAGATTGCTTTTCTTTGGAGGAGATGGAGATTCTGCTTCTTATGATAATAAACCAGCAACGACTTTTGCAAATAATGTGGGATGGCATGATGATACTTCTGATGGGGTTATTAGAGCCTCGGTAGTTATTGATGGTAAAATTTTTGAAGCAGAACCAGCTATGGTTGCTGTAACGCCACCAAATTTTGGACCAGGACTTTTTGGAGTTGTTACAATGTATGATGTAGTTTTAAATTTATTTATAGAAGAATTTAATTACCCAGATCCTACAATAATTAATGGAGTAAATTTTTGGGAACACATTTATCCAGTTTTAGAACGAATGACGAACACACAGTGGGTTAATCAAGGGTTTTTCATGCTTTTTGGGAAAAATTCGCCTTCAGATTTTACAAATCCAGAATTGTTGAATAAACTATCAGATCCTTCAGAAGAGGCAAAATCAGAAAGAGAAAGGATATTTAATTGGTTAAGAGACCCAAATAGTACTATTGCTGAACCGAAGAAAATTCCACCTTTTTATGGAGATGGTTTCGGAGATTACACAAATATTGCTTTAGACGATTTGCCAATTACCAAAACTCAATATAAATGGTTTGAAAAATGGGCAAAAGGAGATTTTAATAACAATAAAATTGAAGAAATTACTTCATTCAACGAATTAACGGCAGACCAACAAATCAAAGCATTAAATAGTGCTCCATTTGAAGAATGTCTAGGTGGTCCATTTCATCCAGGAATAGAGCTAACATGGCCAATGCGTAATGCAAAAATGTGGAAAGAACCTTTTAGGTTGAATGTGTTACCAGAAAATGAAATGCCTAATTTAGATTATGGTAGCCTATTAAGTCCTGCGATTGCTTTAGCAGATGACGGACCTTTATCAGCAAGCGGACCTGGTTCTTTAACAAGATGGTTGGGTGTGCCTTGGCAAACAGATGAAGCAAGTTGTTTGTCGGGTTATGATACAACAACCTATTTGCCATTGCCTTCATTTTGGGCTGCGAGAGTTCCGAATCAAATACTAAGTGAAGATAGTTATACCAGAATGAGTGATAAAAAAATGAATATTGGTCAACGATTGAAACATTTTGATTATCGTCAAGATTGGTTAAGAGAGTTTGGAACACAATATCTTCCAAAAATTAATAAAATGATTAGCGAATGGCATGATTTAGGAATTATTGCAGAAACTGAACATGTGAATCAAGATACAGAATTCTTGCCAGATAGAGTTTGGAAAGAAACAAGAATGGCATATACTTCTATAGATCCAACAATGGAGCAAGTAAGATATGCAGAAAGAGTAGAACAAGAACGATTATTGAAATCAGCACATTCAGATTCAAATAGACGAACTAAGAAGCGTCCATTCTATGGTAGAAATGAGCGATAA
- a CDS encoding FAD-dependent monooxygenase, whose translation MSDNIFFNIIIIGGGPAGIAAGLTITSRCLSCVIVEANQISDQKLGECLPPNSLPLFKKMGLESLLQDEQHHPYYGNKSVWGNDKIEEKLFLFDKFSQGILLNRNYFEKQLREVSKLNHLQWLEGYTFYSVEKENDVTKVVLKSKTNTKTLYCNYIIDATGRKASVCRKLGVNKNTIDELTSLNFKYKIKKPVPFFVFTESLENGWVYVSPSEKDFLTVMIFTDLDLIPSKKEEKEFIERHINNSVLIQEILKKNDIEPEILDLKTRVANTTCLNVPFGENWIAIGDAAYSFDPLSSYGITSALAAGYYGGHAVSDAISGKTEALETYHFIMDNAFLNYKIQLKEQYATEKRWKEKTFWKRRLNYN comes from the coding sequence ATGAGCGATAATATATTCTTCAATATAATTATAATTGGTGGTGGTCCTGCAGGAATAGCTGCAGGACTCACTATTACATCACGATGTTTATCTTGTGTAATTGTTGAAGCGAATCAAATTAGCGATCAAAAATTAGGTGAATGTCTTCCTCCGAATTCTCTTCCTTTGTTTAAAAAAATGGGATTAGAATCATTACTTCAAGATGAGCAACATCATCCTTATTATGGAAATAAATCAGTTTGGGGAAATGATAAAATTGAAGAGAAGCTATTTCTTTTTGATAAGTTTAGTCAAGGGATTTTATTAAATAGAAATTATTTTGAAAAACAACTAAGAGAGGTTTCAAAATTAAATCATCTACAATGGCTTGAAGGATATACTTTTTATTCTGTTGAAAAAGAAAATGATGTAACAAAAGTAGTATTGAAATCTAAAACCAATACTAAAACACTTTATTGTAATTATATAATAGATGCAACAGGAAGAAAGGCTTCTGTTTGTAGAAAATTGGGTGTTAATAAGAATACAATAGACGAATTGACTTCATTAAACTTTAAATACAAGATTAAGAAACCTGTTCCTTTTTTTGTTTTTACAGAAAGCTTAGAAAATGGATGGGTTTATGTTTCACCTTCAGAAAAAGATTTTCTAACTGTAATGATTTTTACAGATTTAGACCTAATTCCTTCTAAAAAAGAGGAAAAGGAGTTTATAGAGAGACATATCAATAATTCAGTTCTAATTCAAGAAATACTAAAAAAAAACGACATCGAACCTGAGATTTTAGATTTAAAAACACGTGTAGCAAATACAACTTGTTTGAATGTGCCTTTTGGAGAAAATTGGATTGCTATTGGAGATGCTGCCTATTCGTTCGACCCATTGTCATCTTATGGAATTACTTCTGCTTTAGCGGCTGGTTATTATGGAGGTCATGCGGTTTCTGATGCAATTTCTGGAAAAACAGAAGCCTTAGAAACGTACCATTTTATAATGGATAATGCATTTCTAAATTATAAAATTCAATTGAAAGAACAGTATGCTACAGAGAAGAGATGGAAAGAGAAAACCTTTTGGAAAAGAAGATTAAACTATAATTAA
- a CDS encoding flavin monoamine oxidase family protein: protein MKNHKNIPLNNGMSRDMKIEVAIVGAGTSGLYTAFRLTQEKKHEAKDLQIFDMNSRIGGRLESVKIPGMDFWGELGGMRYLTSQEIVTTLIEGYPLSESDLEKRTAVLDYPMTPIPFPMGDPADLLMYLRKERFKQDAWEVAQQKGQKFQTRFYLNQDDCGFSGDQLFNKIIYDVLMSDPWFVQKYGDKVFKYTTYRYEFQLTSRDWDDIKPNLEYRFVGSPYNNRKVNDIGFWNLIKDQVSQEGYVFLANAGGYYSNTINWNSAEAFPYMVGDFSSSPTYKTIEEGYDSIAYALANQYLMNEGACIWSENKLLTFNREHVNSTTHKYELVFLNLQSNEEWKVYANTLILGMPRQSLELLDQNNFFFDTNIREELNENIRSVIKEPAFKILMGFEYPWWKKALDIDSGHSITDLPMRQCYYFGTDENNDHSMLLGSYGDMETETFWKALSDDKVLFEVRPTKSASLLELEELNDVQATQMMVNELMNQLRELHGPDVVIPDPYVTWFKDWTDAPFGAGYHAWKAGFSVKHVMPYMRKPLEEEAIHIIGEAYSDQQGWVEGAFCEAEKMLQEYFEMNRPEWLSPDYYLGW from the coding sequence ATGAAGAATCATAAAAATATTCCATTAAATAACGGAATGTCTCGCGACATGAAAATTGAAGTTGCAATTGTAGGAGCAGGAACATCAGGATTATATACTGCCTTTCGCTTAACTCAAGAAAAAAAACATGAAGCTAAAGATTTGCAAATTTTTGATATGAACTCAAGAATTGGTGGAAGATTAGAGTCTGTGAAAATACCTGGTATGGATTTTTGGGGAGAGCTTGGAGGAATGAGATATCTTACTTCACAAGAGATTGTGACTACCTTAATTGAAGGATATCCATTATCGGAGTCCGATTTAGAAAAAAGAACAGCAGTTTTAGATTACCCAATGACTCCAATTCCATTTCCAATGGGTGATCCAGCAGATTTATTGATGTATCTTAGAAAAGAAAGATTCAAGCAAGATGCTTGGGAAGTGGCACAGCAAAAGGGACAAAAATTCCAAACGCGCTTCTATTTAAATCAAGATGATTGTGGATTTAGTGGAGATCAGTTGTTTAATAAAATAATCTATGATGTCTTAATGTCAGACCCTTGGTTTGTTCAAAAGTATGGAGATAAGGTTTTTAAATATACTACTTATCGATATGAATTTCAATTGACAAGTAGAGATTGGGATGATATTAAGCCGAATTTAGAATACCGTTTTGTTGGTTCTCCTTATAATAATAGAAAGGTTAATGATATCGGTTTTTGGAACTTAATTAAAGATCAAGTATCTCAAGAAGGATACGTTTTTCTTGCCAATGCAGGAGGATATTATTCAAATACAATCAATTGGAATTCTGCAGAAGCTTTTCCTTATATGGTTGGAGATTTTTCAAGTAGTCCAACATATAAAACAATTGAAGAAGGTTATGATAGTATAGCTTATGCTTTAGCAAATCAATATTTAATGAATGAAGGGGCTTGTATTTGGTCTGAAAACAAATTGCTTACATTTAATAGAGAACATGTAAATAGTACTACTCATAAATATGAATTAGTGTTTTTAAATCTTCAATCCAATGAAGAATGGAAAGTGTATGCAAACACATTAATATTAGGTATGCCTAGACAATCTCTGGAATTGTTAGATCAGAATAATTTCTTTTTTGATACTAATATAAGAGAAGAGTTAAATGAGAATATACGTTCCGTAATAAAAGAACCAGCATTTAAGATACTTATGGGGTTTGAATATCCTTGGTGGAAAAAAGCACTAGATATAGATTCTGGTCATTCAATTACCGATTTACCAATGCGTCAATGTTATTATTTTGGTACAGATGAAAATAATGATCATTCAATGTTGTTAGGTAGTTATGGTGATATGGAGACAGAAACATTTTGGAAAGCATTATCAGATGATAAAGTTTTGTTTGAAGTAAGACCTACGAAATCGGCATCGCTTTTAGAATTAGAAGAATTGAATGATGTTCAAGCTACTCAAATGATGGTGAATGAATTGATGAATCAATTGAGAGAGCTTCATGGACCCGATGTTGTTATTCCAGATCCATATGTTACATGGTTTAAAGATTGGACAGATGCGCCTTTTGGAGCAGGTTATCATGCATGGAAGGCAGGTTTTTCTGTAAAACATGTAATGCCATATATGAGAAAGCCTTTAGAAGAGGAAGCGATTCATATTATTGGAGAAGCTTATTCGGATCAGCAAGGTTGGGTGGAAGGAGCTTTTTGTGAAGCAGAAAAGATGCTTCAAGAATACTTCGAGATGAATCGCCCAGAATGGTTAAGTCCAGATTATTATTTGGGTTGGTAA
- a CDS encoding glycosyltransferase family 117 protein, which translates to MKKSKKFIEVILFALVFLVYLFSASKTITFWDSAEFVTSNYHLQVTHPPGASFYTLLCNFIMLFFPASWVALISAMLSAFFGALTVVFLYRITQLIALRIVQKDSSKQVLILTHLCGLLAASTLAFSNTFWTVATETEVYTLSSFLLLLTFYLMILWNDCNNVVQSRRLMFFLLFVLGISIGVHLINLSVIIPLSILYVNKKKNLGWKQIVVSLFLSVFLFLFIYNIGIQGFLKIASFVDVKLVNNYNLPVNSGLFILIVLFLFMVFYGLNRAKKKKNIRIYNIILGTLFFAIGTSTYIIPILRKDVVTPFSNSIETSNQLLNYLKAKQFGVDNTPLVKGTIFNAPLDKDLPFLNDEEILTYNQESQKYEVVDDGKYSKINYANEYDMFFPRMYSQKPLSAVGYSNWVAIKGEKISYPVQGKMTDLLKPTFSENLQFFKNYQVEWMYLRYLYWNFIGKQNENKGTGEIFNGNWISGFNFIDKSRIGDETVIPSRYKNDKSNDAYYFLPFMLGLIGLWSLRKNKAYLITTVVFFLTFGIGITIYLNPLPESVLVRERDYIFLGSFLIFSMWVGFSILTLNEWLTKIKSQQIRVTIISLFVLLASPLQLLAKNWNNHQRSNDTFAYELAEKYLDSCPKGAILITNGDNFTFPLWYLQEVESYRDDIRVINYDQLNIENYIDKLKCKSLNSEPLKVSFLRENYIEGTPKLFPLKKETEKPVDLSQLFQFLNNEKTKINWNGKQQHYIPGDLFSINVDTIKKVFSNFNIKELKANYNSKILFKYSKNFYQLKDIMLFNIIQENINEKPICFAINGATDHYVGFQNNLIHRGFVEQLIPIVRDSKVLNPKIVALNLCDEILMKGVSFEELKTKTNFIKSENIEYTQIILRKNYYFLAQALIEEGKNKEAKQVLDKCMTMFPNYTIPFKQYSFALGKLYYRIGEKQKGNEVCLLSMKNIWEELQWITSFNPEVNQIINVKKAVKIKDIYLQMINQLNHYNQEEAKKKMIEADSFVKRFSIWEIKNSPY; encoded by the coding sequence ATGAAAAAAAGTAAAAAGTTCATAGAGGTAATACTATTTGCTCTTGTGTTTTTAGTCTACCTGTTTTCTGCGTCTAAAACTATTACTTTTTGGGATAGTGCAGAGTTTGTAACCAGTAACTATCATTTGCAAGTAACGCACCCTCCTGGCGCATCGTTTTACACACTTCTATGTAATTTTATAATGCTCTTTTTTCCAGCAAGCTGGGTCGCTTTAATTAGTGCTATGTTATCAGCTTTCTTTGGTGCTTTAACAGTTGTTTTTTTGTATCGAATTACCCAATTAATTGCTCTTAGAATAGTTCAAAAAGATAGTTCAAAACAAGTTTTAATTCTTACTCATCTTTGTGGTTTATTAGCAGCTTCAACTTTGGCTTTTTCAAATACTTTTTGGACAGTTGCTACGGAAACAGAAGTGTATACTTTGTCTTCATTCCTTCTATTACTCACTTTCTATTTAATGATTTTGTGGAATGATTGTAATAATGTAGTGCAATCGAGAAGGTTAATGTTTTTTCTGTTGTTCGTACTTGGAATTTCGATTGGAGTGCATTTAATAAATCTTTCAGTTATAATACCATTATCTATTTTGTATGTAAATAAAAAGAAGAATTTAGGCTGGAAACAAATAGTTGTTTCTTTGTTTTTGAGTGTTTTTCTTTTTCTGTTTATTTATAATATAGGTATTCAAGGTTTTTTAAAAATTGCTTCTTTTGTAGATGTGAAATTGGTTAATAATTATAATTTACCAGTAAATTCTGGATTGTTTATATTGATTGTTTTGTTTCTATTTATGGTTTTTTATGGATTGAATAGGGCAAAAAAGAAGAAAAACATAAGAATATATAACATAATTTTAGGGACACTTTTTTTTGCTATTGGCACGAGTACTTATATTATTCCAATTCTTAGGAAAGATGTAGTTACTCCATTTTCTAATTCAATTGAGACAAGTAATCAATTGTTGAATTATTTGAAAGCAAAACAGTTTGGAGTAGATAATACACCTCTTGTTAAAGGGACAATTTTCAATGCTCCGTTAGACAAGGATTTGCCTTTCCTCAATGATGAAGAAATATTAACTTATAACCAAGAGAGTCAAAAATATGAGGTTGTTGATGATGGTAAGTATAGTAAAATAAACTATGCTAATGAATACGATATGTTTTTCCCAAGAATGTATAGTCAGAAACCATTAAGTGCAGTTGGTTATTCTAATTGGGTTGCTATTAAAGGTGAGAAAATTAGTTATCCTGTTCAAGGGAAAATGACAGATTTGTTAAAACCTACTTTTAGTGAAAATTTGCAGTTCTTTAAAAATTATCAAGTAGAATGGATGTACTTGAGGTATCTATATTGGAATTTCATTGGGAAGCAAAATGAGAATAAAGGAACAGGAGAAATTTTTAATGGAAACTGGATTAGTGGATTCAACTTTATTGATAAGAGTAGAATTGGAGACGAAACAGTTATCCCGAGTCGCTATAAGAACGATAAAAGTAATGATGCTTATTATTTTTTACCGTTTATGTTGGGATTGATAGGATTATGGTCGTTAAGAAAAAATAAAGCCTACTTAATTACTACTGTAGTTTTCTTCCTAACTTTTGGAATAGGAATAACAATTTATCTTAATCCATTGCCAGAAAGTGTTTTAGTTAGAGAAAGAGATTATATCTTTCTTGGTTCCTTTCTCATCTTTTCAATGTGGGTAGGCTTTTCAATCTTAACATTAAATGAATGGTTAACAAAAATTAAATCCCAGCAAATCAGAGTTACAATAATAAGTCTTTTTGTGTTGTTGGCATCCCCTTTGCAATTATTGGCTAAAAACTGGAATAATCATCAAAGAAGTAACGATACTTTTGCATACGAATTAGCTGAAAAATATTTAGACTCTTGTCCTAAAGGTGCAATATTAATTACAAACGGAGATAACTTTACTTTTCCGTTATGGTATCTACAAGAAGTTGAAAGCTATAGAGATGACATTCGTGTGATTAATTATGATCAATTAAATATTGAAAACTACATAGATAAGCTAAAATGTAAAAGTTTAAACTCAGAACCATTGAAGGTTAGTTTTCTAAGAGAAAATTATATTGAGGGTACTCCTAAATTATTTCCACTTAAGAAAGAAACTGAAAAACCAGTAGATTTATCTCAATTATTTCAGTTTTTAAACAATGAAAAAACTAAGATTAATTGGAACGGTAAGCAACAACATTATATTCCTGGAGATTTATTTTCAATTAATGTTGATACAATAAAAAAGGTCTTTTCTAATTTTAATATTAAAGAATTAAAAGCAAACTATAATTCGAAAATTCTATTCAAATATTCAAAGAATTTTTATCAGTTAAAAGATATTATGTTGTTCAATATAATTCAAGAAAATATTAATGAAAAACCAATTTGTTTTGCAATAAATGGAGCTACAGATCATTATGTAGGTTTTCAAAATAATTTAATACACAGAGGGTTTGTAGAGCAATTAATCCCTATTGTAAGAGATAGTAAGGTGTTAAATCCGAAAATTGTAGCTTTAAATCTGTGTGATGAAATTTTGATGAAAGGAGTCAGTTTTGAAGAATTAAAAACAAAAACAAATTTTATTAAATCAGAAAATATAGAGTATACACAAATTATATTAAGAAAGAACTACTATTTTCTTGCTCAGGCATTAATCGAGGAAGGAAAGAATAAGGAAGCAAAACAGGTTTTAGATAAGTGTATGACAATGTTTCCAAATTACACAATACCATTCAAACAATATTCCTTTGCATTAGGGAAACTCTATTATAGAATTGGAGAGAAACAAAAAGGGAATGAGGTTTGTTTGTTGAGTATGAAGAATATTTGGGAAGAATTACAATGGATAACGTCATTTAATCCAGAAGTTAATCAAATTATAAATGTAAAGAAAGCTGTAAAAATAAAAGACATTTACTTGCAAATGATTAATCAACTGAATCATTACAATCAGGAAGAAGCTAAAAAGAAAATGATTGAAGCAGATAGTTTTGTAAAGCGATTTTCAATTTGGGAAATAAAAAATAGTCCATACTAA
- a CDS encoding T9SS type A sorting domain-containing protein, with amino-acid sequence MKKKLLFSFIIGLLTLAFSKAQTLNEVQGTGSGISITSGDFNTMYGDSTGSFLTSGSGTTLIGYQAGRSVTTSEFLAIGYQAGYSNTTGFDNSFIGWQSGYFNTTGGDNTFFGAESGENNTTGYDNTFIGEESGTSNTTGYENTFIGEDAGSKIVTGYKNVFIGNEAGGYGSAGSNGTGYRNVGVGSESMSDIDTGHHNTALGDSSGIDVGTGIYNTFVGAASGVATEYADNNTFIGAEAGWDNNRTNSTTNANRNTYVGRATGFSNREGEDNVGMGAFSDFNNTVRSRNTFIGAANTVGNNDVIMMGYSIYNNAQYSVSIGNDMDLRGTGAIGMGYQTNMNANADYSVGIGYQVNNSQSYSVGIGNVVDIDNTQAIAIGSNSVAQANGTIVLGYGATSTDPGTLLPTNNIAIGHSSNVQGNNAVAIGNAATAVNDNTMVLGGVTNPLSVGIGTDTPNPNASLELADTNKGLQINRLTNALRTTLEGSLTTTDEGLMVYDTDDKALYVWDGAAWVSSINTDSQELAVDGSNILSLSGGTNTVDLTSYLDNTDEQDLELTGNNLSLTNDATTVDLSGYLDNTDSQELALSGSTLSISGGTNTIDLSSLNGTDAQDLTLTGNILSLTNDPSTVDLSAYVNTDSQNLTSATLSGNTLTIAIENGSSVNVDLSPILSALQTENTNQQTQINDILARLDIIEACACDGTLAGPPVLGANRNSGPILYQNIPNPFNNNSIIKYFLPASTDNAKIIFTDMLGKTIETVDLNETGEKELNISTKGLASGIYNYTLFVGNQKIDSKKMVIKY; translated from the coding sequence ATGAAAAAAAAATTACTCTTTTCGTTTATTATTGGGCTGTTAACCTTAGCGTTTTCAAAGGCTCAAACATTAAATGAAGTACAAGGAACAGGCTCTGGAATATCCATTACTTCTGGTGACTTTAACACTATGTATGGCGACAGTACAGGAAGTTTTTTAACTTCAGGCTCTGGAACTACTTTAATAGGATATCAGGCAGGAAGAAGTGTGACAACCAGCGAATTTCTAGCAATCGGCTATCAAGCTGGATATTCAAACACTACTGGCTTCGACAACTCTTTTATAGGTTGGCAATCTGGATATTTTAATACAACTGGAGGCGATAATACTTTTTTTGGAGCTGAATCAGGTGAAAACAATACTACTGGTTATGACAACACTTTTATAGGAGAAGAATCAGGAACTAGTAACACTACAGGATATGAAAACACTTTTATAGGAGAAGATGCTGGAAGTAAAATTGTAACAGGATACAAAAATGTATTTATTGGAAATGAAGCTGGCGGATATGGCTCCGCTGGATCAAATGGGACAGGGTATAGAAATGTTGGTGTAGGAAGCGAATCTATGAGTGATATAGATACTGGTCATCATAATACTGCATTAGGAGATTCCTCTGGAATAGATGTGGGCACTGGTATTTACAATACCTTTGTTGGTGCTGCATCAGGAGTTGCAACCGAATACGCAGACAACAATACTTTTATTGGAGCGGAAGCAGGTTGGGACAACAACAGAACAAACAGTACTACTAATGCAAATCGAAATACTTATGTAGGAAGAGCTACTGGATTTTCAAACAGAGAAGGAGAAGACAATGTAGGTATGGGAGCTTTTTCTGATTTTAACAACACCGTTAGAAGTAGAAATACTTTTATTGGAGCTGCAAATACAGTAGGTAATAATGATGTCATAATGATGGGATATAGTATTTATAATAACGCTCAATACTCTGTTAGTATTGGAAATGATATGGACCTGAGAGGTACTGGTGCCATTGGAATGGGATATCAAACAAATATGAATGCTAATGCAGATTATTCTGTAGGAATTGGTTACCAAGTAAACAATTCACAATCCTACAGTGTTGGAATAGGAAATGTAGTTGACATCGACAATACACAAGCTATTGCGATAGGCTCAAACTCAGTTGCTCAAGCTAATGGAACGATTGTTTTAGGTTATGGAGCTACTTCTACTGATCCTGGAACGTTACTTCCAACTAATAATATCGCAATTGGACATTCTTCAAATGTACAAGGGAATAACGCTGTTGCCATTGGTAATGCTGCTACAGCAGTTAATGATAACACTATGGTTCTTGGTGGAGTTACTAATCCTTTAAGTGTAGGTATTGGTACAGACACTCCAAACCCTAATGCTTCTTTAGAATTAGCAGATACCAACAAAGGACTTCAAATTAACCGATTAACTAATGCACTAAGAACTACTTTAGAAGGAAGTTTAACAACTACTGACGAAGGGTTAATGGTTTATGATACAGATGACAAAGCACTTTATGTGTGGGATGGTGCTGCTTGGGTTAGCTCAATTAATACAGATTCCCAAGAATTAGCAGTAGATGGAAGTAATATTTTAAGTCTTTCTGGAGGAACAAATACTGTCGATTTAACCAGCTATTTGGACAACACAGACGAACAAGATTTAGAATTAACAGGTAATAATTTAAGTTTAACAAATGATGCTACTACAGTAGACTTAAGCGGTTATTTAGACAATACTGATTCTCAAGAGTTAGCTTTATCCGGATCTACTTTAAGCATTTCTGGTGGAACGAATACTATAGATTTATCTTCTTTAAATGGAACAGATGCTCAGGATTTAACTCTAACTGGTAATATTTTAAGTTTAACAAATGATCCTTCAACTGTAGATTTATCGGCTTATGTTAACACTGATTCGCAAAACCTTACATCTGCAACTTTATCAGGAAACACTTTAACTATAGCTATTGAAAATGGCTCTTCAGTAAATGTTGATTTATCACCAATTTTAAGTGCACTTCAAACTGAAAACACAAACCAACAAACACAAATTAACGATATCTTAGCTCGTTTAGATATTATTGAAGCTTGTGCTTGTGATGGAACACTTGCAGGACCACCTGTTCTTGGAGCAAACAGAAATTCTGGACCAATTCTTTACCAAAACATTCCAAATCCATTCAATAATAATTCAATAATTAAATATTTCTTACCTGCTTCAACAGATAATGCTAAAATTATCTTTACCGACATGTTAGGAAAGACAATTGAAACTGTAGATTTAAATGAAACTGGAGAAAAAGAACTAAATATCAGCACAAAAGGTTTGGCTTCTGGAATTTATAACTACACTCTTTTTGTAGGTAATCAAAAAATTGATAGTAAAAAAATGGTTATTAAGTATTAA